Sequence from the Trichocoleus sp. FACHB-46 genome:
AATGACTTGCATCACCTTCTGACGGAAGTCGTAACTATAAGCTATTGCCATCCTGGGGGACCAATCACTCCTATTGCCAGTCTACGTCCTAACCAGACTGGCAATAGCTATATCTGTTGAGCATCCAAGGTTATTTTACGACGGGTGATGGGCATCGTTAGGCCTCAATCGACCTATATGACAGAGATGGTGTTGAATTCGCATCATGAAGCGCACATCCGAGGCGTCGCTGTCACGTTTTCGGTGTCTGCGCCTGACCTCGATCCGGACGCCGTAACTATGGCGACGGGGCTTCAGCCAGATAGACAAGCGCGCCGAGGCGACGAGCGGCGGAACAGGGCGGGGAGACTCCTCGGGTCCGAGCAGGAGGGCTGGTGGGCGCTCGGGACCAGGGGAAAGCTCGACTCAAAGGACGTGCGGGCGCATTTCCATTACCTGCACGCACAGCTGTTACCCCACGCCGCCGTCATCCGAGCCTTTGCCGAGGGCGGCGAGACCTACTTCGACGTGGTGTGGAGGTCGACCTACCTGTACGCGGGGACAGGGCCGATCTTCGACGCCGACTCCATTCGGGGCGTCGCGGAGCTCGGGGCAGGAATGGGCTTCGACATCTACCAGGTCGACGACGAGGCCGAAGGCAAGCCCACCGCGCCTGAGGTCTAACAAATCGTTGCAGCGAACGATCGCCCCTCCGACTTCCATGCCCGCTGCCACCTTCCCCTGCCTTCCCCGCTGCGACATCAAAAATTTGTCCTAGTGGATAATGCTGGTTTTCCATTAGGACTAAATTGGACAAACTTCCTGGATGAGCTGAGGGGCGTGAAAGGGTGTGATCAAAACACTGCGATCGCAATCCTAAGAGGCTGGCAAGTACTGGAAGTAAGTTTATTCTAGGACTGCTAGCAACTGAGTTCGGCCCTGCCGCGATCGCGACTCCTCCCCATCAATCAAATTTTTGGGCTCCTAATCCACTCGTCGCCTCTAGGGCTCTTGTGGCTGACCCATAAGCGACCGGAAATCGTTCCGTGGACCGCGATCGCCCTCAACGACCCCTAAAACTCAAACAGCCACAAATCTCAATCTCAACTCTTGAAACCCCTCCTGCTCCCCTGTTTCCCTCAACTTCTCCTCTCTAACACCAACCCAGATCAACTAACACCTAGTCCTACCAGCAGAGCTGGCGATCGCTTCACCAAAAGAGCGTAAGGGCCACTTCTGTGACAATTCACTCTCCCTAATCGACTTCAATCCCTTGCGCCTACAGACATTCAACCGCTTTCTATTAGCAATCGGGCCTCCTTGAAGCGATCGCTACATCTCTTCCATTGACGAAAAATACAGTCATGTTTGGTCATATTAAATCTGTACTTTCGTTAAATTTGCCATCCCTGAAGGGTGAACCGGGAAAGAGGACGATCGCTCTATCACAGTCTGGACACAGCTTTTTGTGATTATTCTATTTGTAGAAAAAGATACGACGATGCATAGCAGACGTGAGACATAGGCAATTGAGGAAGCGGGAAGAACCTGCGGATGGTCAGCTCAATCACCAACGTTAATTCCAATGACTAATGGTTAACAGGACACATGCCACTGGTTAGCTTTGTCAAGAATTGATTCGTATCAAAGAAATGCTCTACAGACTCAATCTTCAAATCTTCTGTGACTTTAGCGATGCTGAGACCTACAACTTCAATGGTTTCTCCGGTCGGCTGATGGTTTTTGTAGACTCCTTTGAAAGTGCCCCAGTGTCTCCATTTGAAGACAACGTTAGGAGAGCCTGCAACGACTTCAATGAGTTCCCAGTGGAAACCATCGGGAAAAGCTGTGTGGAATAGGTTATAGGACGATGCAAAAGTCTCATGAGAGGCAGAGTAGTGATCTGAGTTTTCCAGAAATAGATTATATGTTCCCTGCTCTACAATATCTTGAGCACTGTATTCTTTCCCGCCATTGGTACTCATGCGAAATTTATCCGCTACCACCGAAAGCCACTGTTGAGGATTAGTTTTGAAGGAGGCTTCCATTTCAAAAGTTCTAACCAAGTTGTAAGCAATGGCATTCAAAGAGCCTTCCGCATGGTTACATTTTCGTTCTTTTTCCAGAGATGCGTTTGTGTGGGAGTAGTCAGGCCGCTGGCGATCGCGCCATTCGATTCCCTCGTCCTGTTTGAGAACGACTTCGCGATCTTGTACCCATAGAGGCAACGTTTGGTCTGTACTCATATCTACTAACCTCTTGTACCTTGGATAATGCAAATTTGTTTTTTCAACGATAGGCTGATAAAGCCATGCTTACAGCGGAAGCCGAGTCATCAAGTAACTTGTGGGTTGAAGTTTTGTAGATAACATGCTCAAAGGAGTGGTTGGGTTAATAATTTAGATATAACACCTCAAGCAAATTAAATAGACAGAGCAACCCTTTTGCAATGTATGCTACTCCAAGCCAATAGACTAAATTCTTTTATATATTTTTAGCTTTAACATACAGGCAATTACAAATAGTAATCCATGCTACATTTTATGCTTAAACCCTATCTTAAAAAATATCGAACCTTGGCTCTTTTCTAATGATAGCAATCGCTCTTATACCATTAGTTCACTCTAGAATTAGACTCCCTTCTATAGATTTATTAGTGCACAGGATATCAAAGTACCAAGGAGAAATTTGTTATTACACTGAGTAGTTGAATCATCTTCGGGCTATCCCGAATTGCCTAGGTCCATTCCAAGAAAAGCAATGTCAGCTACCAAGAAAACAGTACTGAGCACCAGCCGTCCCTGTGCCATGCCTTCAGGTGTAGCTCCAGAATCAACTCTTGCTTTTGAAGGAAAGTCTGGATTGTATAGTACTGGAACTAACTTATTCTCACAATCACGCTGGCTTGAACAAGCCGAACTTGCTGTAAATTCAACCAAATTTCTTTGATTAGTTTGAAACTCTACGGTTGCTATATATTTTGTGGTAACAGTAAGAGGAACAATGCCTCCTCCACCAGAGTACTCTTTTTTCTCTGCAACCCCAATAACAGTTCCAGTTGCAGCAATTGCTTTAGATTGGAACTCTACTTCAGATTTGTAGAACGAGGGAAGATCGATCAAAAGCATCCCAGCTACTGAAGCAAACAAGAGACCCGTTCCCCTTAGGCATAGAAACCCTATGCAAGCACCTAGGAACTCTCTCCACTGTTCACGATTCATCATGACCTCTACTCAGCTTTTAGGTAGTTTTCTAGGCTTGTGAATTTGACAGAGAATAGTCTGTAGTTTTTCAGCAATAGAGGCGATCGCGGCTTCCAAGCTCTCATGCTCAGCGATCGCCTCTCATCATTTTCTTGACAGAGCGCTTATAAAACTCTTGGCTGTTTGCCTCTAAGGAACTATGCTCCCAAGGCAATAATTCCTAACACAATTGAGGGTTCGGGAACACTGGCTGCTTGATTGCGCTCTGTAGGAGCAACATTGCCAGCCAAAACTGTATCCACGAAGCTAGCATAGGTCGAAACTCGCGTATCCCCTGACAGTTCTCCAAAAGTCGAATTGGTCGTGTCATCAATATCCGTTGACTGGCGCAAACCAGGATTACCTAGCCCATAGGAAGTAACCCCAGCAATGCGATCGCCAATGAAAGCGGGGCCACCCGAATCGCCTCGTGCCGTGTTCACTTCGCTACTTCCTACCCCTAAGCTACCAATGAGATTTTCTGTAGCATATCCACTATCAAAATCATAAAGGAGTTGACTTTCAGCAGCCGAAGTACCAGGAAAGCTCAACAAGCCTTGGCGATCGGCTTCTGTAGCTTCAAATTGATTTTGACCATAAAAGCCGAATCCATCGAAAACACTACCTTCTACTTCTCCTGTCAGCCCAATGCCATAATTTCCGTAGCCAACTTTGGTAAAGGTCTGGCCCAGTTCATCATTATTGCGGTAGATGTCGTACTGGGCGGCTGTAGTAGGGGCAGGAGTAAGGAGGGATAGAACTGCCAGATCGTTTCCTTCATCTAAGCTTCCTGTCCAATTGGGTAGGATGAACAGATCTTGGATGGGAACTTGGGCAAGGCCGTTGAGGAGATTGAATGTGGCAACAAAAGGCTGGCTGAGTAGGTTAGAGGAGAGGATACTCGTCCCTGTTTCAGTCAAGCAGTGAGCTGCTGTCAGGATATGTTGTCCTCCGGACAAGAGCGACCCTGTACAGAAGGGGTTGAAGAGCTGATCTAAGGGATTATAGGTCTGCAAAGCGACCACGCCACTAAACTGGCCCGACTGAACTTGCTGATTGTAAAGGGCTGTGTTGTCGGTTGCGACGATCGCGTGAGTTGCGTTTTGGATAAACAAGGTGGTAAGAACAGCACCGACGGTTGCACTGAAGGGGACAGACAGTTTCATATCGCAATCCTCAAGTGATGAAAAGTCTAGGTGAACCAAGAGAGCGTTTGATGCTCGGCGATCGGTTTTTAGTCTAGGTGTTAGGAGTGGAAGCCTCCAGGGGCTAATCGGCAAACTTGGTTTGTGGGAAAGCGCAATCTGAAGGGTAGTTGGCGCTTATTCTGTGCAAAGGGAGAAGTATCAATTTTGAAGCAAGTACTCTGCCTGAAGTTGATCAGAATGGGGTGACTGAAGCAAATCCTCGATATCGGGAATTACCACAAATTGCACAGGTTGCTCAAAGGAGGCGTTGGTGATGGTGGCTTGGAGGCTCTCAGCTTCTGATAGCGTAGTCAGGAGGCGATCGCCTGTCAGTGGCACCAAGGTCTCAGCAGCGATCGTCCATTCGTACTGTTCTGGCTGTTGGAAAGGGTGAGTGGTGGGTAGGGGTTGGGCCTGAGAGCGAGTAGCGGAAGCGGGCAGGACAGAGAGTAGGGTAGAGGCCGTTAGAGCGAGGGATAAGGAGATGGGGCGCAGATGAGTGGATAAACTCAACATTTGTGTACCTCTGGGATTCAAGATGCGTCGAAGGGCTGCTAATCAGCTTTGAGTCCCAGCTTAGGTAAAACGGGTTGTGACTTCATCGGGTCTAGCCACAGATTTGAGCCACTCAAGGATGCAAAAGGAGATTGCGGAAAGGTGCAATCCAAGGAGACGACACAGCCTGGATAGCACTGCTAGTTCAACGTTGAGGACGGTTGCTAACAGGTTCTACTCGGCTTCTCCAATTAAGGTAAAAGCGGCCCAATCTTTGGGTTGAGGGTGAGTTCCCATCATGCTGAGCATGGCTTGGCGCAGGGCTTGTGCTTTGTTAGGGTTCTTTTGGAGGTTCTTGTAAAACGCGGTCATCAACTCGGCTGTAGGAGCATCAGGGACTGCCCAGAGGGAAACTAGAACACTGGGTACCCCTGCGGCAATTAAGGAGCGGGATAAGCCTATCACCCCATCCCCTGTGACTCTCCCTCCTGCGGTGTTGCAGGCACTCAAAACGACTAATTCTGCTTGCAGTTGCATGTCGAGGATTTCAGCGGCAGTGAGCAGGCCATCATCTGTACGAGAAGGAGTGAGAGCGATCGCACTTCCTAGTCCTTGAATGTCATCCAGTAACCCATGTGTTGCTAAATGAATCAAACGAGCTTGGGACATTTTTTGGGCGATCGCGGTTTCGGTTCCCTCTTCTCCTATGATGGCTTTGGTGTTGAGAAGAGTGGCGATCGCCTCTGCTTCCTCCTCAGCTCCTGGCAAGGGAGACAGCGGTTGTTTAGGCTCTCCGGGAGATAGAGAGACACTCGGCATGCTAGGATTACCCAGGACTAATGCTTCCCCACCATTACTTTTTTGCCGACTAGCCAATTGCTCTCGCTGTTGTCGAGTCAGGGCTAACACTTGAATAGAAGGGGCTGTCAGAATTGTATGTTTTTGAATTAGATAGTCCCCTTTAGCATCCTGGAGGGCAGGAAAAGGAACTTGAAACAGAGGCCCTTGAGGAATGAAAATGACATGGGCGTTGGGGTCTTGAGGTAAAAGCTCAGCGATCGGATCAATCAGCAGTTGATGTAGCGTTGGCAAATCGGGTTGAGGGGGTGAAGTAAAAGTTAGACCTTGACGGTTACGAACAGCGAGAAATTCTTGCTGCCCTACAATCAAGCTTGCTAGAGAAGAGCCGTGCCGCTGCCAAAGCGGTTTGAGATCTACTTCTCGGAAGCTAATCTTGCCATTGGGCTGAATCACCCAGATGTAGAGAGCAGATTCACGAGATGTTTCTTTTCCCTCAAAGGAGAAGTTGTCATAAATGATGGAATACTGCACTAAGGTAGCATTCTGAGCTTTCGCAATTTGCTGAATCTGCTGAATATCAGGTGCTTTGATTACCTCCTGAATCTGACTTACTGGCTGTTGACTTCCTAGCCTCTGCGATAACAGTTCAACAAAAGCCCGGGCTCGACCCCGCTCTGCGATTTCCAGCGCAGCCTCTACTTTGTTCTGAGCAATTAATACTTTTTGCAAGGTTCGGTAACTGCTCGCCTGCCCTTCAAAGATCGAGACTTTGTGTTCGTCTACCAACTCAGAGCGCAGGGATTCCCGAATCTTGATCGCTGCAACTAAAGTTTTCTCAGCAGCAGTAATACTTCCAGTCGCAAAAAGCGTAGCCCCTAGGTCATTTAGAGTTATACCTTCCCCACTGCGATCGCCCACTTGCTGCAATATCGGTAGCGCTTGCTGGTAGTACTCAATTGCTCTCTGGTACTGCGAGAGCGAGCGGTAAGCATTTCCCAGGTTCACTAATGCATAGGCTTCGCCATTGCGATCGCCCACTTGCTGGAATATCGGTAGCGCTTGCTGGTAGTACTCAATTGCTCTTTGGTACTGAGAGAGGGAGCGGTAAGCATTTCCCAGATTATGCAATGCACTAGCTTTCCCCTTACGGTTGCCCACTTGCTGGAATATCGGTAGTGCTTGCTGATGGTACTCAATTGCTCTCTGGTACTGCGAGAGCGAGCGGTAAGCATTACCCAGGTTCACTAATGCACTAGCTTCGCCATTGCGGTTGCCCACTTGCTGCAATATCGGTAGCGCTTGCTGATGGTACTCAATCGCTCTCTGGTACTGCGAGAGCGAGCGGTAAGCATTACCCAGGTTCACTAATGCACTAGCTTCGCCATTGCGATCTGAGGCGGCACGATAGATTGCCAATGCTTGCTGCCAAGATTCGATTGCTTCCTGATATTGGCTCTTTCCATATTGCTGACCCCCCTGCTGTAACAAGCGCTTTGCTTCTGCATCGCGGGATTCAAGAGTTTGTGCTAGAGCTGAGAGAGAGCTGAAGGGAAGAAGGGGGAGAGGCAATAGTAGCCCCGCAGGAAAAGAGGCTAGGAGCGAGACCAAGAGGGCAATTTGTGGGGGGCGCATAAGCTGAGGAGTGGAACCGGGACATCGGACTTTGGTCAGCAGGGGGACGGGGAAGAGTTGGCATTATCGTGGGGTCTGCGGTGTAGATTGAGTGGCTCTCGGTTGCAGGAGGCGATCGCTCCATTGCTTGAGCATTTGGGTGTCTGTGGCAACGAGAAAATTGAACAAATCTAGAAGGACTGATTGATTTTCAGGAGTGCCAGCATTCTTGAGGGCAGTGGCTAGCGCGTCATACCAGAGGCTGTTCTCGGCGTAGAGATTGGCTCGTTTTGGGGCATTCGGCTCTGCTGCCAGTTGTTGCTCTAATTCTGGGCTAGGCTGCACCACTTGCATCTGCGCACTCACCACTACTGGTGGAAAGAAGCGATCGCACTGTAACGCCACCTGCCAAATATATTCGCCCGGTGGTAGCTCTGGTTGCTCAACGGGTAACGAGAACTGCATCACCCCCGGTTGGCTCTGCATCTGCGTCTTATACAGCCGTTGCCCATTGGAGCGGAATAAGCGAAACTCTAGCGGGTAAGCTTCGCGATTGGGTACATACCAAGCAAACGTGGGCCGCTTTGCCGTCGTCAATCCCACATGACTGTAAGGTACCAGAGTCGCTAGTTGACCAGAAGCATTCGCAGCGCAACCCCCTCTAGTGATCGTCGTGCTCGTCGTTTTGGGAGCTGAAGCTTTTTTCGGGGGCACATATTTCGCCAGCGCCACAGGGGCCAGGGTCATCCAGAAACCCAGCACTAAACCCACAAACCGTTGCGATCGCTGCGCTAGAGACAGTTGGAATTGATGAGTCATTTCCGCAATTCTCCCTATTTTGTGTTTAACGATAGGGGAAACACCGTAAACACACCAGGGCTTTGGCCACAATTTAGGTTTGCGGGAAAGCGCAATCCCCCTAACGCCACCACCTTTTTTGCTTCGGCCAAGTTAGCTCACACACCAGCCCCTTCGGATTGTTTGGGTAACGCCGAAAGCTGCCTCCCAACTGTCTCGCCAGGTTTTCTGCCAGTTGAGTTCCCATCCCAGCCCTAGAAGATTTGAACTTGAGCTGAGGAAATTTGCGAGCGAGAGACTGTTCTGGCATCTCCGCTGCTACCCCAGCGAGCCCTCGTCCATTATCTGTTATCCGAATTACCTGCTGGTTGTCTTCCCGCTGACAAATCACCGTTAAGCGAGTTGCTCCCTCCGCATACTTGCCCACATTGCACAAAGCTTCTTCCAGGAACCGACAGAGGGCTCGCTTGTGCTCCAAACGCAGGTGCTGCGTGTCTAAAGGCTCAAACTGCACAATCTTGAATTTGAGATGGCTGAAATGGGGCAAATCTCGTTCTAGGGTGTTGATGTACACCCTGTAGAGCAGTTCATGGAGCGGTGCTTGCAGGGCAAACTCAATCTCTCCACCCAATTGCAAATTCCCTGCCTCGTCAAACACCTTGCGCTGAGCAGAGCCAAAAATAGCATAAATCTCCTGCTTCATGCGCTGCAAATCGGAGAGCAAAGGCGAGGGTTGGTCTTGGGCTTGTTCTTCGCGCAACACTTTACTGAGCAGTTGCAACGGTTCGCTGTGAATCGCATCGAAGATTTGTTGAATCACAAACTGTCGTTCTTCCAAGCGCGATCGCAACTCCTGCTCATGACGGTAGAACAAGGCAGCCGTCAGCCCTGCTCCATTGAGCACCAGTCCTAACAGTGCAGGCACTAGAGGAATCCACCAACCTAACAGAATTGCTCCATAACTCAGGCCAATCAAGCTGCCACTCACCACTGCTAAGGCCAGAAGCAGACGCCCCGGTCGCAACCAACGCCCCAAACTGATGCCAATTACACCCCAACTGATAATCCACAGATACTCCCAGCCCTCGCCCCAAACTTTGAGTAACGGGCGGTTATCCAACACCGCACTGGTAATCTGGCTGATGGCATGAGCTTGCATCTCCACCCCGTGGATACGCCCCGGATCAATTCCCACAATCGCCCCAGAGCTCGCCAAATCCTTGGCACTAAACGACATCACCCCAATCAGCACCATCTTTCCCCGTAGCCAGTCAGGATCAACCTGCCCTGCTTGAATCTGAGCCAGGGAGAGCACCCGAAAGGGTTGTCGTCCACTGCGAACATTGAGCAAAATTTGATTGCCCCCCGCATCCCCTTTGACATATCCGCCTGTATTTGGCTGAACCCGCGTTAGCTCGACTGAGTCAAAGCGCATCGCTTCTGGATCTCGGATGCCGTTGTTGAGTTCAATGCCTTTGGTTGCCAGATACGCTTTTGCCACCTGCATCGTGAAGGAGAA
This genomic interval carries:
- a CDS encoding trypsin-like serine protease, translated to MKLSVPFSATVGAVLTTLFIQNATHAIVATDNTALYNQQVQSGQFSGVVALQTYNPLDQLFNPFCTGSLLSGGQHILTAAHCLTETGTSILSSNLLSQPFVATFNLLNGLAQVPIQDLFILPNWTGSLDEGNDLAVLSLLTPAPTTAAQYDIYRNNDELGQTFTKVGYGNYGIGLTGEVEGSVFDGFGFYGQNQFEATEADRQGLLSFPGTSAAESQLLYDFDSGYATENLIGSLGVGSSEVNTARGDSGGPAFIGDRIAGVTSYGLGNPGLRQSTDIDDTTNSTFGELSGDTRVSTYASFVDTVLAGNVAPTERNQAASVPEPSIVLGIIALGA
- a CDS encoding CHASE2 domain-containing protein translates to MSYQLWKTLQAELKIWRRSALPGLVVIVGVVLVRLTGGLQFLELVALDQLLRSRPSEPTDERIVIVGITEADIQRAKTYPIPDGVIAALINQLQTYQPAVIGLDIVRDLPVEPGHAALDSVFRTQANVIGAEIALPDRSGYTVAPPPALPPEQVGFADVPLDGDGYQRRSLLGAHDRQEEYHFSFTMQVAKAYLATKGIELNNGIRDPEAMRFDSVELTRVQPNTGGYVKGDAGGNQILLNVRSGRQPFRVLSLAQIQAGQVDPDWLRGKMVLIGVMSFSAKDLASSGAIVGIDPGRIHGVEMQAHAISQITSAVLDNRPLLKVWGEGWEYLWIISWGVIGISLGRWLRPGRLLLALAVVSGSLIGLSYGAILLGWWIPLVPALLGLVLNGAGLTAALFYRHEQELRSRLEERQFVIQQIFDAIHSEPLQLLSKVLREEQAQDQPSPLLSDLQRMKQEIYAIFGSAQRKVFDEAGNLQLGGEIEFALQAPLHELLYRVYINTLERDLPHFSHLKFKIVQFEPLDTQHLRLEHKRALCRFLEEALCNVGKYAEGATRLTVICQREDNQQVIRITDNGRGLAGVAAEMPEQSLARKFPQLKFKSSRAGMGTQLAENLARQLGGSFRRYPNNPKGLVCELTWPKQKRWWR
- a CDS encoding ester cyclase, producing the protein MSTDQTLPLWVQDREVVLKQDEGIEWRDRQRPDYSHTNASLEKERKCNHAEGSLNAIAYNLVRTFEMEASFKTNPQQWLSVVADKFRMSTNGGKEYSAQDIVEQGTYNLFLENSDHYSASHETFASSYNLFHTAFPDGFHWELIEVVAGSPNVVFKWRHWGTFKGVYKNHQPTGETIEVVGLSIAKVTEDLKIESVEHFFDTNQFLTKLTSGMCPVNH
- a CDS encoding DUF4279 domain-containing protein, producing the protein MTEMVLNSHHEAHIRGVAVTFSVSAPDLDPDAVTMATGLQPDRQARRGDERRNRAGRLLGSEQEGWWALGTRGKLDSKDVRAHFHYLHAQLLPHAAVIRAFAEGGETYFDVVWRSTYLYAGTGPIFDADSIRGVAELGAGMGFDIYQVDDEAEGKPTAPEV
- a CDS encoding DUF928 domain-containing protein; translation: MTHQFQLSLAQRSQRFVGLVLGFWMTLAPVALAKYVPPKKASAPKTTSTTITRGGCAANASGQLATLVPYSHVGLTTAKRPTFAWYVPNREAYPLEFRLFRSNGQRLYKTQMQSQPGVMQFSLPVEQPELPPGEYIWQVALQCDRFFPPVVVSAQMQVVQPSPELEQQLAAEPNAPKRANLYAENSLWYDALATALKNAGTPENQSVLLDLFNFLVATDTQMLKQWSDRLLQPRATQSTPQTPR
- a CDS encoding DUF3592 domain-containing protein, whose product is MMNREQWREFLGACIGFLCLRGTGLLFASVAGMLLIDLPSFYKSEVEFQSKAIAATGTVIGVAEKKEYSGGGGIVPLTVTTKYIATVEFQTNQRNLVEFTASSACSSQRDCENKLVPVLYNPDFPSKARVDSGATPEGMAQGRLVLSTVFLVADIAFLGMDLGNSG
- a CDS encoding CHAT domain-containing tetratricopeptide repeat protein, with product MRPPQIALLVSLLASFPAGLLLPLPLLPFSSLSALAQTLESRDAEAKRLLQQGGQQYGKSQYQEAIESWQQALAIYRAASDRNGEASALVNLGNAYRSLSQYQRAIEYHQQALPILQQVGNRNGEASALVNLGNAYRSLSQYQRAIEYHQQALPIFQQVGNRKGKASALHNLGNAYRSLSQYQRAIEYYQQALPIFQQVGDRNGEAYALVNLGNAYRSLSQYQRAIEYYQQALPILQQVGDRSGEGITLNDLGATLFATGSITAAEKTLVAAIKIRESLRSELVDEHKVSIFEGQASSYRTLQKVLIAQNKVEAALEIAERGRARAFVELLSQRLGSQQPVSQIQEVIKAPDIQQIQQIAKAQNATLVQYSIIYDNFSFEGKETSRESALYIWVIQPNGKISFREVDLKPLWQRHGSSLASLIVGQQEFLAVRNRQGLTFTSPPQPDLPTLHQLLIDPIAELLPQDPNAHVIFIPQGPLFQVPFPALQDAKGDYLIQKHTILTAPSIQVLALTRQQREQLASRQKSNGGEALVLGNPSMPSVSLSPGEPKQPLSPLPGAEEEAEAIATLLNTKAIIGEEGTETAIAQKMSQARLIHLATHGLLDDIQGLGSAIALTPSRTDDGLLTAAEILDMQLQAELVVLSACNTAGGRVTGDGVIGLSRSLIAAGVPSVLVSLWAVPDAPTAELMTAFYKNLQKNPNKAQALRQAMLSMMGTHPQPKDWAAFTLIGEAE